In Sphingomonas sp. SUN019, one genomic interval encodes:
- the prsR gene encoding PEP-CTERM-box response regulator transcription factor, translating into MTEIKKLLIVEDDPGLQRQLRWAYDGYEVIVAGDRAGAIEALRAHEPAVVTLDLGLPPDPDGTTEGFATLAEILALKPATKVIVASGHGARESARTAIADGAWDFYSKPIDIDQLGLIVARAFHVHALEAENRRLAARGNIGLGGLITAAPEMLKVMRTIERVAPADVSVMLLGASGTGKELLARGLHDASRRRHGAFVAINCAAIPETLLESELFGHEKGAFTGAVKTTEGKIEQASGGTLFLDEIGDVPLPLQVKLLRFLQERVIERIGGRKAIPVDTRIVCATHQDIDTMVAEGRFREDLYYRLAEIVVRIPTLAERAGDAALLARHFVTKYAHAMKTGVTGLSPDARAAIDAWRWPGNVRELENRVKRAVIMADGKLVTAADLDLAAPEDGPINLRAAREAADRHAIRHALARADGNISNTAKLLGVSRPTLYDLLKSYDLHG; encoded by the coding sequence GTGACCGAGATCAAAAAACTGTTGATCGTCGAGGACGATCCAGGTCTGCAGCGGCAGTTGCGCTGGGCCTATGACGGATACGAAGTGATCGTCGCGGGCGACCGCGCAGGCGCGATCGAGGCGTTGCGCGCGCACGAACCCGCGGTAGTCACGCTCGACCTGGGCCTGCCGCCCGATCCCGACGGCACGACCGAGGGCTTTGCGACGCTCGCCGAAATCCTTGCGTTGAAACCCGCTACGAAGGTGATCGTCGCATCGGGGCATGGCGCGCGGGAAAGCGCGCGGACCGCGATCGCCGACGGCGCGTGGGACTTCTACAGCAAGCCGATCGACATCGATCAGCTCGGCCTGATCGTCGCGCGCGCATTCCATGTGCACGCGCTGGAGGCGGAGAACCGGCGGCTGGCGGCGAGGGGCAATATTGGTCTCGGAGGACTGATAACCGCCGCGCCCGAGATGCTGAAAGTGATGCGCACGATCGAGCGGGTCGCGCCGGCCGACGTGTCGGTGATGCTGCTGGGTGCGAGCGGCACGGGCAAGGAATTGCTCGCGCGCGGACTGCACGACGCCTCGCGCCGCCGCCACGGCGCATTCGTCGCGATCAATTGCGCGGCGATCCCCGAGACGTTGCTGGAAAGCGAGCTGTTCGGGCATGAAAAGGGCGCGTTCACGGGGGCGGTGAAGACCACCGAAGGCAAGATCGAACAGGCCAGCGGGGGGACGTTGTTTCTCGATGAGATCGGCGACGTGCCGCTCCCGCTGCAGGTGAAATTGCTGCGATTCCTGCAGGAACGCGTGATCGAGCGAATCGGCGGGCGCAAGGCGATTCCCGTCGACACGCGGATCGTGTGCGCGACGCATCAGGACATCGACACGATGGTCGCCGAGGGGCGGTTCCGCGAAGACCTCTACTATCGCCTGGCCGAGATCGTCGTGCGCATCCCGACGCTGGCCGAGCGGGCGGGCGATGCGGCGCTGCTCGCGCGGCATTTCGTGACGAAGTACGCGCACGCGATGAAGACCGGCGTCACCGGCCTGTCGCCCGATGCGCGCGCCGCGATCGACGCGTGGCGCTGGCCGGGGAACGTCCGCGAACTGGAAAATCGCGTGAAGCGCGCGGTCATCATGGCCGACGGGAAACTCGTCACTGCCGCCGACCTCGATCTCGCCGCGCCCGAGGACGGGCCGATCAACCTGCGCGCCGCGCGCGAGGCCGCCGATCGGCATGCGATCCGCCACGCGCTGGCGCGGGCGGACGGCAATATCTCGAACACCGCGAAGCTGCTCGGTGTCAGCCGCCCGACGCTGTACGACCTGCTGAAAAGCTATGACCTTCATGGGTGA